In Halanaerobiales bacterium, a genomic segment contains:
- a CDS encoding beta-ketoacyl-ACP synthase III, producing the protein MQKASITGWGKYLPDKVLTNEDLEEMVDTSDEWIKSRTGIKQRYIAAKNQTTGDLAYHASQKALAKADLKAENLDMIIVATVTPDMPFPATSCILEDRLGAANAATFDLEAGCSGFVYGLSVASQFIETGMYDNILVVGAETLSKIMDWEDRNTCVLFGDGAGAAVVQSVDHGGFMSFDLGSDGSGGDSLYMPGGGSLHPATEKTVKDRLHYIKMEGNQVFKFAVKRMSQSSIDVVNKAGYEPENVDLFIPHQANTRIINSAAKRLNLEDDEVYMNLPEYGNTSSASVPIAMAEARNKGLIKNGDKIVLVAFGAGLTWASAFLEWNEEGK; encoded by the coding sequence ATGCAAAAAGCTTCAATTACTGGATGGGGAAAATATCTTCCAGATAAAGTTTTGACAAATGAAGACTTAGAAGAAATGGTTGATACAAGTGATGAATGGATTAAAAGTAGAACTGGTATCAAACAAAGGTATATAGCTGCAAAAAATCAAACAACAGGTGACCTTGCCTATCATGCTTCACAAAAAGCCCTGGCAAAAGCTGATTTAAAAGCTGAGAATTTAGATATGATTATTGTAGCTACAGTAACTCCAGATATGCCTTTTCCGGCAACTTCCTGTATTCTTGAAGATAGATTGGGAGCTGCAAATGCAGCTACTTTTGATCTGGAAGCAGGTTGTTCAGGTTTTGTATATGGTTTAAGTGTTGCAAGTCAGTTTATTGAAACCGGTATGTATGATAATATTTTAGTAGTAGGTGCTGAAACTCTTTCTAAAATTATGGATTGGGAAGATAGGAATACCTGTGTGCTTTTTGGTGACGGAGCTGGAGCAGCAGTTGTTCAATCAGTAGATCATGGTGGTTTTATGTCATTTGACCTTGGTTCTGATGGTAGTGGTGGAGATAGTCTTTATATGCCTGGTGGTGGTTCTTTACATCCTGCAACTGAAAAAACAGTTAAAGATAGATTACATTATATTAAAATGGAAGGTAATCAGGTTTTTAAATTTGCCGTTAAAAGGATGAGTCAATCTTCTATTGATGTAGTTAATAAAGCTGGGTATGAACCTGAAAATGTTGATTTATTTATTCCTCATCAAGCAAATACTAGAATTATTAATTCTGCTGCTAAAAGATTAAATTTAGAAGATGATGAAGTATATATGAACTTACCTGAATATGGCAATACATCAAGTGCTTCTGTACCGATTGCCATGGCTGAAGCAAGAAATAAAGGATTAATAAAAAATGGTGATAAAATAGTGTTAGTTGCCTTTGGAGCTGGATTAACCTGGGCATCTGCATTTCTAGAATGGAATGAGGAGGGAAAATAA